The following proteins are encoded in a genomic region of Lytechinus variegatus isolate NC3 chromosome 7, Lvar_3.0, whole genome shotgun sequence:
- the LOC121418778 gene encoding serine/arginine-rich splicing factor 6-like isoform X1, with the protein MSSGRVYVGRLSYQARERDVERFFRGFGRIREINLKNGFGFVEFEDYRDADDAVYELNGKELVGERVIIEHARGPARGRDEYRYGYRRRGGVDKFGGSGGGGSRSSQRYGPPVRTEHRVIVEHLSTRVSWQDLKDYMRQAGEVTFADAHKQRKNEGIVEFATYSDMKNAIEKLDGTEINGRRINVVEDRPSSSSSRRRSRSHSRSRSRSRRRSRSPRSRSRSRSRSRSRSRSHSRKSRSPRKSPKRSPKRSRSRSLSPKRDSRSRSRSRSKSPRNSRSPSPIEQNNKGMSRSRSPSPRDDD; encoded by the exons ATGTCAAGTGGAAGAGTCTATGTTGGAAGGTTGAGCTACCAAGCTCGAGAGAGGGATGTTGAAAGGTTTTTCAGAGGTTTTGGTAGAATACGTGAAATCAATCTAAAAAATGGCTTTGGGTTTGTG GAATTTGAAGACTATCGAGATGCTGATGATGCTGTCTATGAGCTGAATGGCAAAGAACTTGTTGGTGAAAG AGTAATTATTGAACATGCCAGAGGACCTGCAAGAGGTCGTGATGAATACAGATATGGCTACCGCAGGAGAGGAGGTGTTGACAA GTTCGGAGGATCTGGTGGGGGTGGTAGTAGGAGCTCACAAAG ATATGGGCCTCCAGTCAGAACCGAACATCGCGTCATTGTGGAGCATCTATCCACCAGAGTTAGTTGGCAG GACTTGAAAGACTACATGAGACAGGCAGGAGAGGTCACATTTGCAGATGCCCACAAACAGCGCAAGAATGAAGG AATCGTTGAATTCGCTACGTACAGTGACATGAAGAATGCAATTGAGAAACTAGATGGAACAGAAATTAATGGACGTCGCATCAATGTGGTAGAGGACAggccctcatcatcatcatcaaggaGAAG gtctaGGAGCCACTCTAGATCTCGTTCCCGATCTCGTCGTCGCTCCAGGTCTCCCCGAAGCAGATCCCGAAGCCGCTCCCGTAGCAGGTCCCGATCTCGCTCCCATTCCCGCAAGTCTAGAAGCCCAAGGAAGAGCCCAAAGAGGAGCCCCAAGAGAAGTAGGAGCAGGTCTCTTAGTCCAAAGCGCGATAGTCGAAGCCGGAGCCGTTCACGAAGCAAGTCACCAAGGAATAGCAGAAGTCCTTCACCTATTGAGCAGAACAACAAGGGAATGTCAAGATCCAGATCTCCTAGTCCTCGAGATGATGATTAG
- the LOC121418778 gene encoding serine/arginine-rich splicing factor 6-like isoform X2 — MSSGRVYVGRLSYQARERDVERFFRGFGRIREINLKNGFGFVEFEDYRDADDAVYELNGKELVGERVIIEHARGPARGRDEYRYGYRRRGGVDKYGPPVRTEHRVIVEHLSTRVSWQDLKDYMRQAGEVTFADAHKQRKNEGIVEFATYSDMKNAIEKLDGTEINGRRINVVEDRPSSSSSRRRSRSHSRSRSRSRRRSRSPRSRSRSRSRSRSRSRSHSRKSRSPRKSPKRSPKRSRSRSLSPKRDSRSRSRSRSKSPRNSRSPSPIEQNNKGMSRSRSPSPRDDD, encoded by the exons ATGTCAAGTGGAAGAGTCTATGTTGGAAGGTTGAGCTACCAAGCTCGAGAGAGGGATGTTGAAAGGTTTTTCAGAGGTTTTGGTAGAATACGTGAAATCAATCTAAAAAATGGCTTTGGGTTTGTG GAATTTGAAGACTATCGAGATGCTGATGATGCTGTCTATGAGCTGAATGGCAAAGAACTTGTTGGTGAAAG AGTAATTATTGAACATGCCAGAGGACCTGCAAGAGGTCGTGATGAATACAGATATGGCTACCGCAGGAGAGGAGGTGTTGACAA ATATGGGCCTCCAGTCAGAACCGAACATCGCGTCATTGTGGAGCATCTATCCACCAGAGTTAGTTGGCAG GACTTGAAAGACTACATGAGACAGGCAGGAGAGGTCACATTTGCAGATGCCCACAAACAGCGCAAGAATGAAGG AATCGTTGAATTCGCTACGTACAGTGACATGAAGAATGCAATTGAGAAACTAGATGGAACAGAAATTAATGGACGTCGCATCAATGTGGTAGAGGACAggccctcatcatcatcatcaaggaGAAG gtctaGGAGCCACTCTAGATCTCGTTCCCGATCTCGTCGTCGCTCCAGGTCTCCCCGAAGCAGATCCCGAAGCCGCTCCCGTAGCAGGTCCCGATCTCGCTCCCATTCCCGCAAGTCTAGAAGCCCAAGGAAGAGCCCAAAGAGGAGCCCCAAGAGAAGTAGGAGCAGGTCTCTTAGTCCAAAGCGCGATAGTCGAAGCCGGAGCCGTTCACGAAGCAAGTCACCAAGGAATAGCAGAAGTCCTTCACCTATTGAGCAGAACAACAAGGGAATGTCAAGATCCAGATCTCCTAGTCCTCGAGATGATGATTAG